CTCATTCTAGACTGGAAATACTTATTCTATAGTTGATCTTTCTATTATTTTGAATCTAACTACAGCTGTTTTTCTCGTTCGGACATGAGTTCTATGATGACTTCCTGGGCCTGTTCGCGCGTCTCAACGACGTATATCCAATGATAAAAGCCAATGCGCTTTAGCCAATTCATCATGGTGGCGGCAAAATGATTGTTCACGATGGCAACGGCAGCAATAACATGATCTGGCCTGGATTGGACCGCATAGCGTAAATGTGGCAGAGGATTACCCGCTGGCATGGCAATATCTTCAGGATCAAAGATCATAATGACATCGTGATCCACCTGATTCATCATCTCCATGCCGTCGTCGATGGCACTCCGATATGACTGCCAATCACGCACGGGGTAAGTAAAATGAAACAGAAAGATGTGCTTTTCAGCATCATACCAGCCAGGAGTTATGGGCATATAAGCCAGCCTATTACATTAGAGTGATTCTATTGTAGCTGAAAAAATAAACAGGATGTAGAAATAAGATAAGGATTCGTTTATAGATACGAGTATAACGAACCTTTACAGGGCGGCAATATCCCATTCTTAAATGGAGTAGAATCCAATAGTAAGCAAAAGAGAAGTAAGTTATAGAAGTAAAAAGACCAGCTTTCGCTGGCCTCTCCTGTATTCAGCATGATGAATGGTGCAAGGTTAGTTGATGTTCAGTTCAGCAGCGGCCATGTTGCATAGGGTGCTGCCACCTGCATTCATCCATTGGTCTAAGGTGGGGCTATCTGCTAACTGATGATACGCATCATTGTAGATGCCCGCACCCCACAGATAGTATCGCTGTGTTTCCGCGGGCCAGTTGCCAAAGTCCTTGCGTGTAACGCTTGGGCCACCATTATAACAGGCCATGATCATTCCCACGTTATCGCCTGCCCAATTGTGGCATTCGTTTAAGAAGTTCGCGCTGCGCATGGCGTTGGTATCCGGGTCCAGCATATCTTCCGTGGCGGAAAAGTGAAACGGCATCACCTGGAACAGGCCCTGCGCGCCAGCATGGCTGGCAATGGTCGGATGCCCGCAGCTTTCGATCTGCATGACGGTTGCGAGCAAGTTAGGGTCCAGGTTATATGTTTTACCCCAGGTAACGAGGTCATCTTCCCAATAGCGCACAGATGGCGCAAAGAAGCCAGCAATATCCCCCTGGGGTTTGAGTTGTCCCATCCAGCCATTCAAGCTCTGCAAGACTGCCGGGACAATCGTCGGCAGCAGTAACAGCGCAAGGATGACCAATGGCACATTGCGTGTGAGCAATCTGCGAAGTCTTTGCATGATTTGTCGTTTGAACCTATCTATCAGTTAACTTTACGACGAATTAGGTCTGAGGTTGCTTAAGACCGGGGATGTTCAGATATGTTCTAATTTTAGAACATAAGTTCTAAAAAGTCAAGTCAGAAATCCGTTTGAAATGGTATGCCATAATAACCTGATGCATGGAAAAAGCTATCCGTAAAGCGAGCTTTATGACTAGTTTTGTGGCAAGCTTGATGGCAACTGTATAGCAAGCTTTTAAGTAGCCCTCATCATCGATTGACCTGCTGATTAATTCGTCATGTTAGGCTAACTTCAGCAGCAAACCAGCAAGCAGGAGAGCGCCCCATGGCGATTGATCTATATTGGGATGATGATGCCCAAACCGTCATTTTAGCAGAATTCCAGCCGGGATGGACCTGGGATGATCTGCACCGCGTGCTGGAAGCGATCAAGCGTATGAGCGCAGACCGTGAGCGTGTGTTTGGGGCTATCATCGACGTGCGCAAAGGCTTGCAAATCCCTGGGGGCAGCATCTTCAACCAGGAGACACTTTCGCAGTTCAAACGCATCACGCGCCTGGGTTCCGATGGCAAAGGCCCTGCCGTCATCGTCGGCATGAATGGCGTCCTTCAGCGTGTGATGGATGCGATTAAGATGGTCGACAGTCATGTGATGCAGGATGTCTATTTTGCGCCAGATATGGCACAGGCACGAGATGTCATTTACGCTCGTATGCAAAACTACGCTACACAAATAAACGTATAAATA
The Phototrophicus methaneseepsis DNA segment above includes these coding regions:
- a CDS encoding transglycosylase SLT domain-containing protein, giving the protein MQRLRRLLTRNVPLVILALLLLPTIVPAVLQSLNGWMGQLKPQGDIAGFFAPSVRYWEDDLVTWGKTYNLDPNLLATVMQIESCGHPTIASHAGAQGLFQVMPFHFSATEDMLDPDTNAMRSANFLNECHNWAGDNVGMIMACYNGGPSVTRKDFGNWPAETQRYYLWGAGIYNDAYHQLADSPTLDQWMNAGGSTLCNMAAAELNIN